A DNA window from Hemibagrus wyckioides isolate EC202008001 linkage group LG11, SWU_Hwy_1.0, whole genome shotgun sequence contains the following coding sequences:
- the evpla gene encoding envoplakin a, whose product MFKKSTKDVTKDSSTFKASSRMTKTQVNDLTLVIARMQKYADTVEKDVLRAEDLMVIDAENDKKNIPFKHQKENSECLAEAEGLLKDLFLDLDKAKKMNHPQAGEIEKDVSRLHERWLKDCVFYRDLYRQMNEVGLQPRINWIQVFNQKQKEVNSEAYGPTMSELEKQIAAHNILHKEIEAYNTQLSPDSTSSKEEYAELKKQYANLLDNSKWRQHYLNSLYDYMQCCNKEVGYLNDEQAKILQQDWSDRMVDPSDVRRRYEHFKNNSLLSHESEVNKLQDDGDRLIEMKHPAASTIQGHRDKLRNEWQKFLNLCICQETHLENVEEYKKYQMDAETLSESLSGLSSTLDPKTLSKKSNTEVQLQLDAEERPLQRSEQLLADLRKRSTTIAPLKLRRTAPSRATTIESLCDWNTPKGSVSRGEKLALKSNNNNAKWDVHSSDGAINSFPGVCFLIPPPDTEAIDRVDLLGKELEDLKKRRAAVRSTLKTQAPEASRPVQSGFSNSLESPKATELSGRLNQLDKDLALAEQDMLNRMRAPLISSNPAADLNNRLKEQEKAAATLRQLEQQKAAVQRDLDPLISQDFRGPVSSSLPERLGQAKNKQESLAALNDLYTKKANASLNLENQIRKVDGLVSGFEKQLSRDGAVLDFPNSLPNRIQDIQNLKKDVAAAQPEMQKLNKELETTEKLCSSLQQGYQEYCPDIRRQETQVKSLQNRYANINNQLVDRESLLQGASSKNNDFQNATQSLDTFLDNLPNNKIRPSDGLAEVHAKQTSQERVVEDIKRKGYEVDRMVDLSQDLQDILSEYSVNSDKYRATLKNPDAADSRMVSIPTLAESVSKQEKALVNRYANSAASNGQLLNQMDLAKNLLAQKEDKVAMVQQQQQLQQKSIAEAGTLQRKLEEEVSRRNQVENELRVFQDRMLSLKSRKGVERVEEKEVVQYYRDPKLEADLNDFQKKVHEEALRRTGIQSEIEVFTRKISNMETEIKGAQPKLVTREVTKYERDPQLDVEAKRLRDEINKLLNEVKVKESQGGQLKSEMFLLEQKRPTIKERVVQKEVVRVEKDPEMLKAVMSCKMAIEDEDERARTLTNQIVQINSQISNLERLIPTLEPKYVTKEVKKVEQDPILISESGKLRSMIEEQQHQNKMLLNAMSDLQARYAQIDQLKQKIDIKEIVNEIYRVSPETEAEIARLRREFQDTNRQTSDYDRKINLVRIDLEALRSQKPTIEYKEVVQEVVKEERSPENQREIQKLSDHVYSLQRNYSSLEDELSRLRRERDELKAEKSKIETKVVTKDVVKYINDPLLEKEADRLRKEVRDEAQTRRSIEEMVFDLQNKYILLERQRPEEKVVVQEVVKLEKDPRQIVELERLGRTLDEEVNSRRKADQEVQRLRALIEDLERTIRNSDERQKKIQVETELSQIRYRINELENAPPPVQEYIVMEEVLKVERDPKLEKLSNNLRTDFDNESNNVMRLERDIRNLKIQLEILQKEKSYEKTVYKEVVRVEKDPAVETQLSRLRDQVLQQRNARLDLEDEIRRVNEKQERLHSRRTTTSQEETNLIRQRDNLLKEKQDLQRQLRDLESDQKEVSISFQQQSRLMSERSQMNRQKSIKMESDIQRLEREILDEKDRIYKRENTISELRNSLKKEESASETRTQEKNVSTKISILDPETGKDMSPYDAYRRGLIDRIQYINLQELECDWEEITTMGPDGETSVLQDRKSGKQYSIKNALRDGRLTKYQLQQYKDGKMHISEFALLVAGEKNKPSTLTSVTSQTTSQKPPPYKKYTPSTSEEKLPICGIYDKDTDTSLSVRSALARKMIDPTTAQRLLEAQAATGGIVDVNNRERYSVHKAADRSLIESSQLQRLLNAQKAFTGVEDPVTKERLSIGEAVQKGWLPKDTALRYMEVQYLTGGLVSPNQPGRVNIVDAVKEKMIDSAMMRELQEEANYIKDIADPITKQKINYKQALALCKPDPYSGLPMLPAASTDAGYTPSYKSHRYGNYS is encoded by the exons AAAGAGGTCAACTCAGAGGCATATGGGCCCACTATGTCTGAACTGGAGAAGCAGATCGCAGCCCACAACATTCTACACAAGGAGATCGAAGCCTACAACACACAGCTCAGCCCAGACAGCACCAGCTCTAAG GAGGAATATGCTGAGCTCAAGAAGCAATACGCCAATCTCTTG GACAACTCCAAATGGCGCCAGCACTACCTGAACAGCCTGTACGACTACATGCAGTGCTGTAACAAAGAAGTCGGCTACCTGAACGACGAGCAGGCCAAGATCCTCCAACAGGACTGGAGCGACCGCATGGTGGATCCGTCCGACGTCCGGCGCCGCTATGAG cattttaaaaacaacagcCTGCTGTCTCATGAGAGCGAGGTGAACAAACTGCAGGACGATGGAGATCGTCTGATAGAAATGAAACACCCTGCAGCGAGCACCattcag GGCCACAGAGACAAGTTGAGGAACGAATGGCAGAAATTTCTGAACCTCTGCATCTGCCAGGAAACACACCTGGAGAATGTGGAGGAATACAAAAAG TACCAAATGGATGCCGAGACCTTGTCCGAATCGTTGTCCGGCCTCAGTTCCACCCTGGACCCTAAAACTCTCTCGAAGAAGTCTAACACCGAGGTTCAGCTACAGCTAGAT gcagaGGAAAGGCCTCTTCAGCGCTCTGAGCAGCTCTTGGCAGATCTGAGAAAGCGCAGCACCACCATCGCTCCTCTCAAACTCCGCCGCACAGCCCCCAGCCGAGCCACCACCATCGAGTCTCTGTGTGACTGGAACACACCCAAG GGCTCCGTATCCAGAGGTGAGAAGCTTGCCTTGAAgtccaacaacaacaatgcgAAATGGGACGTGCATTCCAGTGATGGGGCCATCAACTCGTTTCCTGGAGTGTGCTTCCTGATTCCTCCacctgacacagaggccattgACAGAGTGGACCT gttgggCAAAGAGCTGGAGGACCTGAAGAAAAGACGTGCAGCAGTCAGGTCCACACTGAAGACTCAGGCCCCTGAAGCATCACGACCAGTGCAATCAG GTTTTTCGAATTCTCTGGAGAGCCCTAAAGCGACAGAACTCAGTGGACGTCTGAATCAGCTGGACAAAGACCTGGCTCTCgcagaacaggacatgctgaacCGAATGAGAGCTCCACTGATCAGCAGCAACCCTGCTGCAGATCTTAATAATCGTCTGAAGGAACAAGAA AAAGCTGCAGCGACTCTGCGGCAGCTGGAGCAACAAAAAGCGGCTGTACAGAGGGACCTCGATCCTCTCATATCCCAGGACTTCAGAGGCCCAGTGTCCTCCAGTTTGCCTGAGAGACTGGGCCAggccaaaaacaaacaagaaagccTGGCTGCTCTTAATGACCTCTACACCAAGAA GGCGAATGCATCCCTGAACTTGGAGAACCAAATAAGAAAAGTGGACGGGTTGGTTTCTGGTTTCGAGAAGCAGCTGAGTAGAGATGGTGCTGTTTTAGATTTTCCCAACAGCCTTCCGAATCGCATCCAAGACATCCAA AATCTGAAGAAAGATGTGGCCGCTGCCCAACCTGAGATGCAGAAGCTGAACAAGGAACTAGAGACGACCGAAAAACTGTGCAGTTCCCTCCAGCAGGGATATCAAGAGTACTGCCCTGACATACGCAGGCAGGAGACTCAGGTTAAAAGCCTGCAAAACCGCTATGCTAACATAAACAACCAGCTAGTAGACAG GGAGAGCCTTTTACAAGGGGCTAGCAGCAAGAATAATGACTTCCAGAATGCTACCCAGTCACTTGACACATTCCTGGACAATTTGCCCAACAACAAGATCAGACCATCGGACGGCCTAGCCGAAGTCCACGCGAAGCAAACTTCTCAAGAG AGAGTAGTAGAGGACATTAAAAGGAAAGGTTATGAAGTGGACAGGATGGTCGATCTCTCTCAGGATCTACAAGATATCCTCAGT GAATACAGTGTCAACTCCGACAAGTACAGAGCTACTCTGAAAAACCCTGACGCAGCAGATAGTCGAATGGTTTCCATCCCTACTCTGGCAGAGTCTGTGTCAAAACAG GAAAAAGCCCTAGTGAACCGCTATGCTAATTCAGCAGCTTCAAATGGCCAGCTTCTCAACCAGATGGACTTGGCCAAGAATCTTCTTGCACAG aAAGAGGATAAAGTAGCCATGGtacagcagcaacagcaactGCAACAAAAAAGCATAGCAGAGGCTGGAACTCTGCAGAGGAAACTGGAAGAAGAAGTTAGCAGACGCAACCAGGTCGAAAACGAGCTTAGAGTGTTTCAAGATAGGATGTTGTCCCTCAAGAGCAGGAAAGGTGTTGAACGTGTGGAAGAGAAGGAGGTCGTACAGTACTACCGTGATCCAAAGCTTGAGGCTGATTTGAACGACTTTCAGAAAAAAGTCCACGAGGAGGCCTTGCGACGAACCGGAATCCAAAGTGAGATTGAGGTGTTTACTAGAAAGATTTCGAATATGGAAACAGAAATTAAGGGTGCGCAGCCAAAACTGGTGACTAGAGAAGTGACCAAATATGAAAGAGACCCTCAGTTGGATGTGGAAGCTAAACGACTGAGGGATGAGATAAACAAACTGTTGAATGAGGTCAAAGTTAAAGAAAGCCAAGGAGGTCAACTGAAATCTGAGATGTTCCTCTTGGAGCAAAAGAGACCCACTATCAAAGAAAGAGTGGTACAGAAAGAGGTTGTTCGAGTAGAGAAAGATCCTGAGATGCTGAAGGCTGTTATGTCATGCAAGATGGCAAttgaagatgaggatgaaagGGCCCGTACTTTGACCAATCAAATAGTCCAAATCAACAGTCAGATAAGCAATCTTGAAAGACTCATCCCTACCTTAGAGCCCAAGTACGTGACCAAAGAAGTGAAGAAAGTTGAACAAGACCCTATACTCATTAGCGAGTCTGGCAAGCTTCGTTCTATGATCGAGGAACAACAACACCAGAATAAAATGCTTCTCAATGCAATGTCTGATCTTCAGGCACGGTATGCCCAAATCGACCAGCTCAAGCAAAAGATAGACATCAAGGAGATTGTTAACGAGATCTACAGGGTTTCCCCAGAGACTGAAGCAGAGATAGCACGTCTGAGGAGAGAATTCCAGGATACTAACAGGCAGACCTCTGATTACGACAGAAAGATCAATTTGGTCCGAATTGATTTGGAAGCTCTCCGCTCTCAGAAGCCAACAATCGAGTACAAAGAAGTGGTCCAAGAGGTGGTGAAAGAAGAACGTAGCccagagaaccagagagagattCAGAAGCTCTCAGACCACGTCTATTCCCTGCAGAGAAACTACAGTTCCTTAGAAGACGAGCTGAGCCGTCTCAGGAGAGAGCGGGATGAACTGAAGGCAGAGAAGTCAAAGATAGAGACTAAGGTGGTCACTAAAGACGTGGTCAAGTATATCAACGATCCACTCTTGGAGAAGGAAGCAGATCGTCTAAGGAAGGAGGTACGCGATGAGGCACAGACCCGCAGAAGCATAGAGGAAATGGTATTCGATCTTCAGAACAAATACATACTGCTGGAGAGACAAAGACCAGAAGAGAAGGTGGTAGTACAAGAAGTGGTGAAATTAGAGAAAGATCCAAGGCAGATCGTAGAGCTTGAGAGGCTGGGAAGAACCCTGGATGAGGAAGTAAACAGTCGTAGGAAGGCAGATCAGGAAGTGCAGAGACTAAGAGCTCTGATAGAAGATTTGGAGAGGACTATTAGGAACAGTGACGAGAGGCAAAAGAAGATACAGGTGGAGACCGAGTTGTCCCAAATTAGATACCGTATCAATGAGCTAGAGAACGCACCCCCACCAGTTCAGGAGTATATTGTTATGGAGGAAGTTTTGAAAGTAGAGAGGGATCCAAAACTGGAAAAACTGAGCAATAACCTGAGGACAGACTTTGACAACGAGAGCAACAATGTCATGCGTCTGGAACGAGACATCAGAAATTTGAAAATCCAGCTCGAGATCCTGCAAAAGGAGAAATCTTATGAGAAAACGGTCTACAAAGAGGTGGTCAGGGTAGAAAAAGACCCAGCAGTAGAGACTCAGCTCTCTCGCTTGAGAGATCAGGTGCTCCAGCAGAGAAACGCCAGATTAGACTTGGAGGATGAAATCCGTCGTGTGAACGAGAAACAGGAGCGCCTGCATAGCAGAAGAACGACGACTTCTCAAGAGGAGACTAATCTTATACGTCAAAGGGATAACCtcctgaaagaaaaacaggatCTCCAACGACAACTGAGAGACCTGGAGAGCGATCAAAAAGAAGTCAGCATCTCATTCCAGCAGCAGTCCAGGCTCATGAGTGAAAGATCCCAAATGAACAGGCAAAAGAGCATAAAGATGGAGTCTGACATTCAGCGCTTGGAGAGGGAGATTCTGGATGAGAAGGATCGGATTTACAAGCGTGAAAACACCATCAGTGAGCTGAGGAACAGCTTGAAAAAAGAGGAAAGCGCCTCAGAAACTCGTACGCAGGAGAAGAACGTCTCCACCAAAATTAGCATCCTGGACCCTGAGACCGGTAAAGACATGTCACCATATGATGCTTACCGTCGAGGGCTGATCGATCGTATACAGTACATCAATTTGCAGGAGCTGGAGTGTGACTGGGAGGAGATCACTACAATGGGACCTGATGGTGAGACGTCTGTATTGCAAGATCGCAAGAGTGGAAAGCAATACTCCATTAAAAATGCCCTCCGAGATGGCAGATTGACCAAGTATCAATTGCAGCAATACAAAGATGGAAAGATGCACATCTCTGAGTTTGCGCTTCTCGTGGCTGGAGAAAAGAATAAGCCATCTACCCTCACATCCGTTACCAGCCAAACAACTTCCCAGAAACCTCCTCCTTATAAAAAATACACTCCCAGTACCTCTGAGGAGAAACTCCCAATTTGTGGAATTTACGACAAAGATACCGACACAAGCCTTTCAGTGCGCTCGGCCCTGGCCCGAAAGATGATTGACCCCACTACAGCCCAGAGGTTGTTGGAGGCACAAGCAGCCACTGGCGGTATTGTGGATGTCAACAACAGAGAAAGATATTCGGTCCATAAAGCAGCAGACCGAAGCCTGATCGAATCCAGCCAGCTGCAGCGCTTGCTCAATGCCCAGAAAGCCTTCACCGGGGTTGAAGATCCGGTAACTAAAGAACGTCTGTCGATCGGAGAGGCTGTTCAGAAGGGGTGGCTGCCTAAAGACACGGCCTTGCGTTACATGGAGGTGCAGTATCTGACGGGTGGCCTCGTCAGCCCCAATCAACCGGGCCGAGTAAACATAGTAGATGCGGTCAAAGAAAAAATGATCGACAGTGCGATGATGAGAGAGCTTCAGGAAGAGGCAAACTACATCAAGGACATAGCGGATCCAATTACCAAGCAGAAGATCAACTACAAGCAAGCCTTGGCGCTCTGCAAGCCAGATCCTTACTCAGGCCTCCCTATGCTTCCTGCAGCTTCTACAGATGCCGGCTACACGCCTTCGTACAAGAGCCACAGATACGGCAACTACTCTTAA
- the ten1 gene encoding CST complex subunit TEN1, translating into MLPAAAVFHFPWEINTDVVKDGASIRTFGRLTDYLPEESKAILTSHHASVQHQVSIQTSFVEPFDPIIGAQYIVLGEIEKSEDHGEAIVRARVFNCVDGVDVALLQKAVNEQRAFFMERNDEASAQ; encoded by the exons ATGCTTCCCGCAGCGGCGGTTTTCCACTTCCCCTGGGAAATCAATACTGATGTGGTAAAAGACGGAGCCTCTATACGGACATTTGGCAG ACTTACAGATTATCTGCCGGAAGAGTCCAAGGCCATTCTTACATCCCATCACGCATCAGTGCAACACCAGGTGTCAATCCAGACCTCCTTTGTTGAGCCATTTGATCCAATAATTGGGGCTCAGTACATTGTACTCGGAGAGATCGAAAAGTCAGAGG ACCACGGCGAAGCCATTGTGCGTGCACGGGTCTTTAATTGTGTGGACGGCGTCGATGTTGCACTGCTACAGAAGGCCGTGAATGAACAGAGGGCATTTTTTATGGAAAGAAATGACGAGGCTAGTGCACAGTAA